A single window of Usitatibacter rugosus DNA harbors:
- a CDS encoding CmpA/NrtA family ABC transporter substrate-binding protein translates to MKKKGMNHGARRKFLAQGGAALMATLTPQLRASVWAAGSDAPEKTDLKIGFIPLTDCASVVMANVKGFDKKYGITITPTKEASWAAVRDKLVNGEIDAAHVLYGLIYGVQMGIGGPKKDMAVMMNLNNNGQAITLSQQLKEKGAIDGASLAALIAKEKREYTFAQTFPTGTHAMWIYYWLAAAGINPMKDVKTITVPPPQMVANMRVGNMDGFCVGEPWGARAIADKIGFTSITTQAIWKDHPEKTLGTTAEFVQKYPNTARAMTAAVLEAGKWIDASPANRKETAEVIAQKSYVNTDTDVILGRFLGAYEDGNGKKWQDPDYMKFCNDGAVNFPYLSDGMWFMTQHRRWGLLKEDPDYVAVAKKVNQIEIYKQAAAAAKVPVPKDVMRTSKLMDGVVWDGKDPVKYAGGFKVKVA, encoded by the coding sequence ATGAAGAAGAAGGGGATGAACCATGGCGCACGACGCAAGTTCCTCGCGCAGGGCGGAGCGGCCCTGATGGCCACGCTCACGCCGCAGCTGCGCGCCTCGGTCTGGGCCGCGGGCTCCGACGCGCCCGAGAAGACGGACCTCAAGATCGGCTTCATCCCCCTCACCGATTGCGCCTCCGTCGTGATGGCCAACGTGAAGGGCTTCGACAAGAAGTACGGCATCACCATCACGCCGACCAAGGAAGCCTCGTGGGCCGCGGTGCGCGACAAGCTCGTGAACGGCGAGATCGACGCGGCGCACGTCCTCTACGGCCTCATCTACGGCGTGCAGATGGGCATCGGCGGCCCGAAGAAGGACATGGCCGTGATGATGAACCTCAACAACAACGGCCAGGCCATCACGCTCTCCCAGCAGCTGAAGGAGAAGGGCGCGATCGACGGCGCCTCGCTCGCCGCGCTCATCGCGAAGGAGAAGCGCGAGTACACGTTCGCGCAGACCTTCCCCACCGGCACGCACGCCATGTGGATCTACTACTGGCTCGCCGCGGCCGGCATCAACCCGATGAAGGACGTGAAGACCATCACCGTCCCACCGCCGCAGATGGTGGCCAACATGCGCGTCGGCAACATGGACGGCTTCTGCGTGGGCGAGCCCTGGGGCGCGCGCGCCATCGCCGACAAGATCGGCTTCACCAGCATCACCACGCAGGCGATCTGGAAGGACCACCCCGAGAAGACGCTCGGCACCACGGCCGAGTTCGTCCAGAAGTATCCCAACACCGCGCGCGCCATGACGGCCGCCGTCCTCGAAGCCGGCAAGTGGATCGACGCCTCGCCCGCCAACCGCAAGGAGACGGCGGAGGTGATCGCACAGAAGTCCTACGTGAACACCGACACCGACGTGATCCTCGGCCGCTTCCTCGGCGCGTACGAGGACGGCAACGGCAAGAAGTGGCAGGACCCCGACTACATGAAGTTCTGCAACGACGGTGCGGTGAACTTCCCCTACCTCTCCGACGGCATGTGGTTCATGACGCAGCACCGGCGCTGGGGCCTGCTGAAGGAAGACCCCGATTACGTCGCCGTCGCGAAGAAGGTGAACCAGATCGAGATCTACAAGCAGGCGGCTGCCGCGGCGAAGGTCCCGGTGCCGAAGGACGTGATGCGCACCTCCAAGCTGATGGATGGCGTCGTGTGGGATGGCAAGGACCCGGTGAAGTACGCGGGCGGATTCAAGGTGAAGGTCGCTTGA
- a CDS encoding ANTAR domain-containing response regulator — protein sequence MLKVLVVDNTPGRASSLRQALSSMPGVEVACTLESPLELFDRVAEHRPDIVLIDTDSPSRDVLEQLAAVSSSAPRPVVLFSDDSQNDSIRAAIKAGVSAYVVEGVSASRLEPVMRVAIERFEADQKLLAELSDAKSQLADRKVIERAKGIIMKQRGFTEEEAFRALRNLAMEKNQKLGDIARQVISISSLLG from the coding sequence ATGCTCAAGGTGCTGGTCGTCGACAACACTCCCGGGCGGGCCTCCTCCCTCCGCCAGGCGCTGTCGTCGATGCCGGGCGTGGAGGTCGCATGCACGCTCGAATCGCCGCTCGAGCTCTTCGACCGGGTGGCCGAGCACCGGCCCGACATCGTCCTGATCGACACGGATTCGCCCAGCCGCGACGTGCTGGAACAGCTCGCCGCCGTCTCCTCGAGTGCGCCGCGCCCGGTCGTGCTCTTCTCCGACGACTCGCAGAACGACTCCATCCGCGCCGCGATCAAGGCGGGCGTCTCGGCCTATGTCGTTGAAGGCGTGAGCGCCAGCCGCCTGGAGCCCGTGATGCGCGTGGCGATCGAGCGCTTCGAGGCCGACCAGAAGCTGCTCGCGGAGCTCTCCGACGCCAAGTCGCAGCTCGCCGACCGCAAGGTGATCGAGCGCGCGAAGGGCATCATCATGAAACAGCGTGGCTTCACCGAAGAGGAGGCCTTCCGGGCGCTGCGCAACCTCGCGATGGAAAAGAACCAGAAGCTCGGCGACATCGCTCGCCAGGTCATCTCCATCTCCTCACTCCTCGGATGA
- a CDS encoding ATP-binding cassette domain-containing protein, producing the protein MSHDPGLSLRSTTLPAALRLLETAIGIRFEASPELSSAVDPWDAVEETAAGAGLLARRVILDGRWWEGAGLPMLARVAERRSKARATDPDVTRSPAGTGWVALVPHPVSGYRMYAADSKDEVEWVVDEATAARLSPFAYTFHRRFERRALGTIDVLRFAWRHNRADASTVIATGVAAALVGLLTPIATGFLIDRAIPTAALGLVGQLIAGLAGAGLALVGLEVLRSLAVQRFEARTTIAVQAAMLDRVIAAPATFFRAFASGDLALRMSAANAVQRSIAGAAIGTIVTGLFLLANTALLFKYSGTLAAASVVLILAAIAIPAAVGLLRLRLGRTIEALDGKLNGLSVEYLTGVAKLRAAAAESRAYDNYFVDYETLRALNRRSTKLANLEMVALSLLFPASAILLYDLAWRLDIGALRGTALTTGQFIAFQAALFAVLGAVHSLVGTWMAVLRLKPLWERARPILATVPENDTARGQRHEPQGHIHLQGISFAYPGGAEVLRGVDLEIRPGEFVAIVGASGSGKSTLIRLLLGFEAPAQGRVLYDGKDLATLDVRRLRRGIGTVLQSGTLWAGDLFTNIAGAANLDVESAWEAARLAGIAAEIEAMPMGLYTLVGEGLSTISGGQRQRVMLARALATKPRVLLLDEATSALDNVAQAAVLESLRGLAATRIVVAHRLNTVRNADRIVVLDGGRIAQSGTYAELAAVPGHFQSMLSTQGA; encoded by the coding sequence ATGAGCCACGATCCCGGGCTCTCGCTTCGCTCGACGACGCTGCCCGCGGCGCTGCGCCTGCTGGAGACGGCGATCGGCATCCGCTTCGAAGCGTCGCCCGAGCTCTCCAGCGCGGTCGATCCCTGGGATGCGGTCGAAGAGACCGCGGCCGGCGCGGGCCTGCTCGCGCGGCGCGTGATCCTCGACGGCCGCTGGTGGGAGGGCGCGGGCCTGCCGATGCTGGCTCGCGTGGCCGAGCGCCGCAGCAAGGCGCGCGCCACCGACCCCGATGTGACGCGCTCACCCGCAGGCACGGGCTGGGTCGCGCTCGTTCCGCATCCGGTCTCCGGCTACCGGATGTATGCGGCCGACTCGAAAGATGAAGTGGAGTGGGTGGTCGATGAAGCGACGGCCGCGCGCCTCTCGCCCTTCGCGTACACGTTCCATCGCCGCTTCGAGCGCCGCGCCCTCGGCACGATCGACGTGCTGCGCTTCGCGTGGCGCCACAACCGCGCCGACGCGAGCACGGTGATCGCCACGGGCGTCGCCGCCGCGCTGGTGGGGCTTCTCACGCCGATCGCGACCGGCTTCCTCATCGACCGCGCGATTCCCACAGCGGCGCTCGGCCTGGTGGGCCAGCTCATCGCCGGGCTCGCGGGCGCGGGTCTCGCGCTCGTCGGGCTCGAGGTGTTGCGTTCGCTCGCGGTGCAGCGCTTCGAAGCGCGCACGACCATCGCCGTGCAGGCCGCGATGCTCGATCGCGTGATCGCCGCGCCGGCCACGTTCTTCCGCGCCTTCGCGAGCGGGGACCTGGCGCTGCGCATGTCCGCGGCCAACGCGGTGCAGCGCTCCATCGCGGGTGCGGCGATCGGCACGATCGTCACCGGGCTCTTCCTGCTCGCCAACACCGCGCTGCTCTTCAAGTACAGCGGCACGCTCGCGGCCGCGTCGGTCGTGCTCATCCTCGCGGCGATCGCGATTCCCGCCGCGGTCGGGCTCCTGCGCCTGAGGTTGGGACGCACGATCGAGGCCCTCGATGGAAAGCTCAATGGCCTCAGCGTCGAATACCTCACCGGCGTTGCGAAGCTGCGCGCCGCGGCGGCGGAATCGCGCGCCTACGACAACTACTTCGTGGACTACGAGACGCTGCGGGCGCTGAACCGGCGCAGCACCAAGCTCGCGAACCTCGAGATGGTGGCGTTGAGCCTGCTCTTTCCGGCCTCGGCGATCCTCCTCTACGACCTCGCGTGGCGCCTCGACATCGGAGCGTTGCGCGGGACCGCGCTGACGACAGGGCAGTTCATCGCATTCCAGGCCGCGCTCTTCGCGGTGCTGGGCGCCGTGCATTCGCTCGTCGGTACCTGGATGGCGGTGCTGCGCCTGAAGCCCTTGTGGGAACGCGCGCGCCCGATCCTCGCGACCGTGCCCGAGAACGACACGGCACGCGGACAGCGCCACGAGCCGCAGGGCCACATCCACCTGCAGGGGATTTCGTTCGCCTATCCCGGCGGCGCGGAAGTGCTGCGCGGCGTCGACCTCGAGATCCGGCCCGGCGAGTTCGTCGCGATCGTCGGCGCGAGCGGATCGGGCAAATCCACGCTGATCCGGCTGCTGCTGGGGTTCGAAGCGCCGGCGCAAGGCCGCGTGCTCTACGACGGGAAAGATCTCGCGACGCTGGACGTGCGCAGGCTTCGCCGCGGCATCGGCACCGTCCTGCAAAGCGGCACGCTGTGGGCCGGCGACCTCTTCACCAACATCGCGGGTGCGGCGAACCTCGACGTGGAGAGCGCGTGGGAAGCGGCGCGCCTCGCCGGCATCGCCGCCGAGATCGAGGCGATGCCGATGGGTCTCTATACGCTGGTGGGCGAGGGACTCTCGACCATCTCCGGCGGGCAACGCCAGCGCGTGATGCTGGCGCGCGCGCTGGCGACGAAGCCGCGCGTGCTGCTGCTGGACGAAGCGACGAGCGCGCTCGACAACGTGGCGCAGGCCGCGGTGCTGGAATCGCTACGGGGATTGGCGGCGACCCGGATCGTCGTCGCGCATCGGCTGAACACCGTGCGCAATGCCGACCGCATCGTGGTGCTCGACGGCGGGCGGATCGCCCAGTCCGGGACTTACGCGGAGCTGGCCGCGGTTCCCGGACACTTCCAGTCGATGCTCTCCACGCAAGGGGCCTGA
- a CDS encoding NHLP family bacteriocin export ABC transporter peptidase/permease/ATPase subunit — protein MAADGSLNTAIRRVPAVLQLESVECGAAALAMVLAHHGRWVPLEVLRVACGVSRDGSKAGNILRAARTFGLIARGFKKEPRDLAELPFPSILFWNFNHFVVLEGFEDGQAWISDPALGRRKVGSEEFDSAFTGVVLTFERGPEFQPGGDKPSIMRSLAQYLEGMHPSIAFAIVLGVLLVPPGLLLPWFMGRFVDEVLVGKMGGVAGPLLIGLGLAALARSALLWIQAHLLMDTYGRAAAQASRRFVGHALSLPMEFFVQRSPGEIASRVDLNERVAETISNDLAHLALSLLTASFYLILMVQLEAGLAIIVVACLALELFVWRVLAERTAEISRQLSTRAGKLAGAASGALANIEGIKAAGLEPVLFARWMGLQVQLSNATVQAQRLSLTLGQVPGLLSLVAYLAVLGLGSLRIIEGTFTVGNLVAFQVLLAGFTAPVHALFAATQHMQTLTGDLARLDDVLHYKGDAKVTMTRPKQEAPLEKAATLEFRGVTFGYNRGEPPLVEDFSLTLKAGQRVALVGASGCGKSTLGRLAVGLYSPWQGEVLFDGKPRSEWDRVALARSVAYVDQDVVLFQGSVRDNLALWDPRIGEDAIREALRDAALEQEILGRPGALEAPLQEGARNLSGGQRQRLEIARALAASPSILILDEATSALDPLTEATVDASLKRRGIACLVIAHRLSTVRAADEIVVLDTGRVVERGRHEDLVKIPDGRYAALVAMDAVS, from the coding sequence ATGGCTGCTGACGGCTCGCTGAACACCGCGATCCGTCGCGTCCCGGCGGTTCTCCAGCTCGAAAGCGTCGAATGCGGCGCGGCCGCGCTGGCCATGGTGCTTGCGCATCACGGCCGCTGGGTGCCGCTCGAAGTGCTGCGCGTGGCCTGCGGTGTTTCTCGCGACGGCAGCAAGGCGGGCAACATCCTGCGCGCGGCTCGCACGTTCGGATTGATCGCGCGCGGCTTCAAGAAGGAACCGAGGGATCTCGCCGAGCTGCCCTTCCCGTCGATCCTGTTCTGGAACTTCAACCACTTCGTCGTGCTCGAGGGCTTCGAGGACGGCCAGGCGTGGATCAGCGACCCGGCGCTCGGCCGCCGCAAGGTTGGTTCCGAGGAGTTCGACTCCGCGTTCACGGGCGTCGTGCTCACGTTCGAGCGCGGACCCGAGTTCCAGCCGGGCGGGGACAAGCCCTCCATCATGCGATCCCTCGCGCAGTACCTCGAGGGCATGCACCCGTCCATCGCATTCGCGATCGTGCTGGGCGTGCTGCTGGTCCCTCCCGGATTGCTGTTGCCGTGGTTCATGGGCCGCTTCGTCGACGAGGTGCTGGTCGGGAAGATGGGCGGCGTTGCGGGGCCGCTCCTGATCGGCCTCGGGTTGGCAGCCCTCGCCCGCTCCGCGCTGCTCTGGATCCAGGCGCACTTGTTGATGGATACGTACGGGCGCGCCGCGGCGCAGGCCTCGCGCCGCTTCGTGGGCCACGCGCTCTCGCTGCCGATGGAGTTCTTCGTGCAGCGCTCGCCGGGCGAGATCGCCTCGCGCGTGGATCTCAACGAGCGCGTGGCCGAGACGATCTCCAACGACCTCGCTCACCTGGCGCTGAGCCTGCTCACCGCGAGCTTCTATCTCATCCTCATGGTGCAGCTCGAGGCCGGTCTCGCGATCATCGTCGTGGCATGCCTCGCGCTCGAGCTCTTCGTCTGGCGCGTGCTCGCCGAGCGCACCGCGGAGATCTCGCGGCAGCTCTCCACGCGCGCGGGCAAGCTTGCGGGCGCGGCCTCGGGTGCGCTCGCCAACATCGAGGGCATCAAGGCCGCCGGACTCGAGCCCGTGCTCTTCGCCCGCTGGATGGGCTTGCAGGTGCAGCTCTCGAATGCCACGGTGCAGGCTCAGCGGCTGTCGCTCACGCTGGGCCAGGTGCCGGGACTGCTCTCGCTCGTCGCGTACCTCGCGGTGCTGGGGCTCGGATCGCTGCGCATCATCGAAGGGACGTTCACGGTCGGCAACCTCGTGGCCTTCCAGGTCCTGCTCGCGGGTTTCACGGCGCCGGTGCACGCGCTCTTCGCGGCCACGCAGCACATGCAGACGCTGACCGGCGACCTCGCGCGCCTGGACGACGTGCTGCACTACAAGGGCGACGCGAAGGTCACGATGACGCGGCCAAAGCAGGAGGCGCCCCTGGAGAAAGCCGCGACGCTCGAATTCCGCGGCGTCACCTTCGGCTACAACCGTGGGGAGCCGCCGCTGGTCGAGGATTTCTCGCTCACGCTGAAGGCCGGGCAGCGGGTCGCACTGGTGGGCGCTTCCGGATGCGGCAAGTCGACGCTGGGTCGCCTCGCCGTCGGCCTCTACTCACCGTGGCAAGGGGAAGTCCTCTTCGACGGCAAACCTCGCTCGGAATGGGACCGCGTCGCGCTCGCCCGCTCGGTTGCGTACGTGGACCAGGACGTCGTTCTCTTCCAGGGCAGCGTGCGGGACAACCTCGCGCTGTGGGATCCGCGCATCGGCGAGGACGCGATCCGCGAAGCGCTTCGCGACGCAGCCCTGGAACAGGAAATCCTCGGACGCCCCGGTGCGCTCGAGGCTCCGCTGCAGGAAGGCGCGCGCAATCTCAGCGGCGGCCAACGCCAGCGGCTGGAGATCGCTCGCGCCCTCGCCGCCTCGCCCTCCATCCTCATCCTCGATGAAGCGACGAGTGCCCTCGACCCGCTGACCGAAGCCACGGTCGACGCGAGCCTCAAGCGCCGCGGCATCGCCTGCCTCGTGATCGCTCACCGCCTCTCGACCGTGCGAGCCGCCGACGAGATCGTCGTGCTCGACACGGGCCGCGTCGTGGAACGCGGCCGCCACGAGGACCTCGTGAAGATTCCCGACGGGCGCTATGCCGCACTGGTGGCGATGGACGCCGTGTCATGA
- a CDS encoding cyclic nucleotide-binding domain-containing protein, with translation MRKVLLIFSELTDGDVEWLSTAGDRIHLEKGAVLIGNNVRVDSIYFVLDGRLAIKTAKGDVIRLLESGEVIGEMSLVDPAPTVVSVEIDADATLLRIPDSKVRAKLASDTAFAARFYRALCVFLADRMRNTTLRMGYGTGALDKHSADELNDDLLDTVHLAGARFDRMLKRLAG, from the coding sequence ATGCGCAAGGTCCTGCTCATCTTCAGCGAGCTCACCGACGGCGACGTCGAGTGGCTCTCGACTGCCGGCGACCGGATCCACCTCGAGAAGGGTGCGGTGCTGATCGGCAACAACGTGCGCGTCGACAGCATCTACTTCGTGCTCGACGGCCGGCTCGCGATCAAGACCGCGAAGGGCGACGTGATCCGCCTGCTCGAATCCGGCGAGGTGATCGGCGAGATGTCGCTCGTCGATCCGGCGCCCACCGTCGTCTCCGTGGAGATCGACGCCGATGCGACGCTGCTGCGCATTCCCGATTCGAAAGTGCGCGCCAAGCTCGCGTCCGATACGGCTTTCGCCGCGCGCTTCTATCGCGCGCTCTGCGTGTTCCTCGCCGACCGCATGCGCAACACGACGCTGCGCATGGGCTACGGCACGGGCGCCCTCGACAAGCACTCCGCGGACGAGCTGAACGACGACCTGCTCGACACCGTCCACCTGGCGGGTGCGCGCTTCGACCGCATGCTGAAGCGCCTCGCGGGCTAG
- a CDS encoding DUF3606 domain-containing protein, with amino-acid sequence MTAAELTTPAVAITPDRAARAPKGRNDSPIFLDLSLPGTALYWTTRWGVTLEVLQQAVAIVGSNSADVAAHLGLPKRKSALAS; translated from the coding sequence ATGACTGCTGCCGAACTGACCACCCCTGCGGTGGCGATTACGCCCGACCGCGCCGCGCGTGCCCCCAAAGGCCGCAACGATTCCCCGATCTTTCTGGACCTCAGCTTGCCCGGCACGGCGCTGTACTGGACCACGCGCTGGGGCGTCACGCTCGAAGTGCTCCAGCAAGCCGTCGCGATCGTCGGCTCGAACTCGGCCGATGTCGCCGCGCACCTGGGCCTGCCGAAACGGAAGTCCGCGCTCGCGTCGTAA
- a CDS encoding DUF3800 domain-containing protein, with amino-acid sequence MPSSIIYLDESGDLGWTFSAPYRNGGSSRFLTISALCTPVEHKHRPKRVVKKVYEHAKRPASKELKWVDLAPNDRRYFVEQTRAMCDAYPEIGLHAIVVNKQNVLEHIRKDSNKLYNYMIKLALLDRMATNDVVTLVPDPRSIKVESGNSLHDYLQTELWFTKKANTKLNTQPCDSQNSKGVQFADFLAGVVQSRFEDNDASLVQLLGTRLHLNRLFW; translated from the coding sequence ATGCCTTCGTCAATAATCTATCTCGATGAAAGCGGTGACCTGGGATGGACGTTCTCTGCGCCCTATCGAAACGGAGGTTCTAGCCGCTTTCTGACCATTTCAGCCCTTTGTACGCCGGTAGAACACAAACATCGGCCAAAGCGCGTGGTCAAGAAGGTCTATGAACACGCCAAACGGCCCGCCAGCAAAGAGCTGAAATGGGTAGATCTTGCCCCCAATGATCGACGCTACTTTGTCGAGCAAACGCGTGCGATGTGTGATGCATATCCGGAGATTGGGCTTCACGCGATCGTAGTCAACAAACAGAACGTGCTCGAACACATCCGTAAAGACTCGAACAAACTCTATAACTACATGATCAAGTTGGCGCTGCTAGACCGAATGGCAACCAATGATGTTGTGACCCTTGTTCCTGATCCGCGATCAATCAAGGTTGAAAGCGGCAACAGTCTGCATGACTATTTGCAGACGGAGCTTTGGTTCACGAAAAAGGCGAATACAAAGCTCAACACGCAGCCATGCGATAGTCAAAACTCAAAAGGGGTGCAATTCGCGGACTTTCTGGCGGGGGTTGTCCAGAGTCGATTCGAAGACAATGATGCCTCGCTAGTTCAGCTGCTTGGAACCAGATTGCACCTCAACCGGCTGTTTTGGTAG
- a CDS encoding S1 family peptidase, producing MGTATLIGRGLALTAGHVMAACKQAYGLRTTGEGEVEGDFRLYGCQHVGGEVRQFLIDMFFAQEQTDVAVLRLRLGEAEWLPTGFPRWTLLPPKIGERVFAFGYAGIATQDVDGNTLITRDARTSVGEVKEHHLGGRDRLLAPFPCFRTNNRFDDAMSGGPVFTEGGRLCGVICANLPPAQEGEEHSSLVSLLWPILGANVELLRADTTSDSSRLIDVMPRDNASIEGIDRVFVAGKLIGIDLTERLSSAEGPS from the coding sequence ATGGGCACGGCCACACTCATTGGTCGAGGCTTGGCGCTCACTGCTGGGCACGTGATGGCGGCATGCAAGCAGGCCTATGGTTTGCGAACGACCGGCGAAGGCGAAGTCGAGGGCGACTTTCGTCTTTACGGGTGCCAGCACGTTGGAGGAGAGGTCAGACAGTTTCTGATTGACATGTTTTTTGCCCAGGAACAGACCGACGTGGCCGTACTTCGCCTTCGACTTGGAGAGGCGGAGTGGCTTCCGACGGGATTTCCGCGATGGACGCTGCTTCCACCGAAAATAGGAGAGCGAGTGTTTGCCTTCGGCTATGCCGGCATTGCGACTCAGGACGTCGACGGCAACACCCTAATAACGAGAGACGCCCGTACGAGTGTGGGAGAGGTCAAGGAACACCATCTCGGTGGGCGAGATCGTCTACTGGCGCCGTTCCCGTGCTTCAGAACAAACAACAGATTCGATGATGCGATGAGCGGCGGGCCTGTGTTTACGGAGGGCGGCCGCTTATGCGGGGTGATCTGCGCTAACCTCCCTCCAGCCCAGGAGGGCGAGGAGCACAGCTCACTGGTCAGCCTTCTCTGGCCGATACTTGGAGCAAACGTGGAACTGTTGCGAGCCGACACGACGTCAGATAGCAGCCGTCTCATTGACGTGATGCCCAGAGACAACGCAAGCATCGAAGGCATTGATCGGGTATTCGTTGCGGGCAAATTGATTGGGATCGACCTTACCGAAAGGCTCTCTAGCGCCGAAGGTCCGAGCTGA
- the queA gene encoding tRNA preQ1(34) S-adenosylmethionine ribosyltransferase-isomerase QueA, with the protein MRLADFDYDLPSELIAQHPAADRSASRLLHLDGRTGTLEDLAFHDFSRLVGPQDILVFNDTKVIKARLRGHKDTGGEVEVLVERVLDEHRALAHVRASKTPKAGRKLVLTGGIEAEVLGRKDDLYELRFEGGATVLDQLAAHGEVPLPPYITHKPDAADESRYQTVYAREPGAVAAPTAGLHFDTATLEGLKSRGIPLCHVTLHVGAGTFQPVRGDDVATHVMHSEWYSIPEATVTAIAKARANNGRVIAVGTTTLRALEARASEGPLRGGGSETRIFITPGFEFKVVDRLLTNFHLPKSTLLMLVSAFAGLDNVRAAYSHAVRERYRFFSYGDAMLLERG; encoded by the coding sequence GTGCGCCTCGCCGACTTCGATTACGACCTTCCCTCCGAATTGATCGCCCAGCATCCGGCCGCGGATCGTTCCGCGAGCCGCTTGCTGCACCTCGACGGCCGTACCGGCACGCTCGAAGACCTCGCTTTCCACGATTTCTCGCGCCTCGTCGGGCCGCAGGACATCCTCGTCTTCAACGACACCAAGGTGATCAAGGCGCGCCTTCGCGGCCACAAGGACACGGGTGGCGAGGTGGAGGTGCTGGTCGAGCGCGTTCTGGATGAGCATCGCGCCCTGGCCCACGTGCGGGCGAGCAAGACACCCAAGGCGGGACGCAAGCTCGTGCTCACCGGCGGCATCGAAGCGGAGGTGCTGGGGCGGAAGGACGATCTCTACGAGCTGCGCTTCGAAGGCGGCGCGACGGTGCTCGATCAGCTCGCGGCGCACGGTGAAGTGCCGCTGCCGCCGTACATCACGCACAAGCCCGATGCCGCGGACGAATCGCGCTACCAGACGGTGTATGCGAGGGAGCCGGGCGCAGTGGCCGCGCCGACGGCGGGGCTGCACTTCGACACGGCGACACTGGAGGGATTGAAATCGCGCGGCATCCCGCTCTGCCACGTGACGCTGCACGTGGGTGCGGGCACGTTCCAGCCGGTGCGCGGCGACGATGTCGCGACACACGTGATGCATTCGGAGTGGTACAGCATTCCGGAGGCGACGGTCACGGCCATCGCGAAGGCCAGGGCGAACAACGGTCGCGTGATCGCGGTGGGCACCACGACGCTGCGAGCACTCGAAGCGCGGGCCTCCGAAGGCCCGCTACGCGGAGGGGGGAGCGAGACGCGAATCTTCATCACGCCCGGCTTCGAGTTCAAGGTCGTCGACCGGCTGCTCACGAATTTCCACCTGCCGAAGTCGACGCTGCTCATGCTGGTGTCCGCATTCGCGGGCCTGGACAACGTTCGCGCCGCCTACTCGCACGCGGTGCGCGAGCGCTATCGGTTCTTCAGCTACGGCGACGCGATGCTGCTGGAGCGGGGCTAG
- a CDS encoding DUF2917 domain-containing protein has protein sequence MDLRTESAVLELQPGQVIALDDAQGTSVRARCGALWLTEEGQTQDFVLGAGERRVIASRGRTLIQAMQTSWVSIRPTQFA, from the coding sequence ATGGATCTCAGGACCGAATCGGCCGTACTGGAGCTGCAACCCGGGCAGGTGATCGCCCTCGACGACGCGCAAGGCACCAGCGTGCGTGCGCGCTGCGGCGCCCTCTGGCTCACCGAGGAAGGACAGACGCAGGACTTCGTCCTCGGCGCCGGCGAGCGACGCGTCATCGCCAGCCGCGGCCGCACCCTGATCCAGGCCATGCAGACCTCCTGGGTTTCCATCCGCCCCACGCAGTTCGCTTGA
- the gcvA gene encoding transcriptional regulator GcvA, producing MAKNGRALPPLDLLVGFEAAARHLSFTRAAAELFLTQSAVSRQILALEEFLGVPLFERRHKALALTEAGQAYFRTVGPILEQLRDSTRRLRESRSGRLLTVTTTISFASMWLVPRLARFRKDHPHVDVRVAASTDVVDIEREGIDLAIRDCRPEAAPPGAIVLMGDHVAPVCSAAYLKEHRAAKQPLAKPEDLRHHVLLHMHDPNGRFPFISWPSWLEAHGLADLAHEGSLVFGQYDQVIHAAMHGQGVALGRMSLLQQDLRDKRLVALFGKSQRISRAFHAIYSKGAASRPEAKEFVQWIKQEIAKDGN from the coding sequence ATGGCTAAAAACGGCCGGGCGCTGCCTCCGCTGGACCTCCTCGTGGGCTTCGAGGCGGCCGCGCGCCACCTGTCGTTCACGCGGGCCGCGGCGGAGCTTTTCCTCACGCAGTCCGCCGTGAGCCGGCAGATCCTCGCGCTGGAGGAGTTCCTGGGCGTGCCGTTGTTCGAGCGGCGGCATAAAGCGCTCGCGCTCACGGAAGCGGGGCAGGCGTACTTCCGGACGGTGGGCCCGATCCTCGAGCAGCTTCGCGATTCGACGCGGCGCCTCCGTGAATCGCGGTCGGGACGCCTGCTCACGGTCACCACCACGATCTCGTTCGCGTCGATGTGGCTGGTGCCGCGGCTGGCGCGCTTCCGGAAGGATCATCCGCACGTGGATGTGCGCGTGGCGGCGAGCACGGACGTCGTGGATATCGAGCGGGAGGGCATCGACCTCGCGATACGCGACTGCCGGCCGGAAGCGGCGCCACCGGGAGCGATCGTGCTCATGGGCGATCACGTGGCGCCTGTCTGCAGTGCGGCTTACCTCAAGGAGCATCGTGCGGCGAAGCAGCCGCTCGCGAAGCCCGAGGACCTGCGCCACCACGTGCTGCTCCACATGCACGACCCCAACGGCCGCTTCCCCTTCATCTCCTGGCCGAGCTGGCTCGAGGCGCACGGCCTCGCCGATCTCGCCCACGAAGGCTCGCTCGTCTTCGGCCAGTACGACCAGGTGATCCACGCGGCAATGCACGGGCAGGGCGTGGCGCTGGGACGAATGTCGTTGCTGCAGCAGGACCTTCGCGACAAGCGGTTGGTCGCCCTTTTCGGCAAGAGCCAGCGCATCTCGCGCGCCTTCCACGCCATCTATTCGAAAGGCGCGGCCTCGCGTCCCGAGGCGAAGGAATTCGTGCAGTGGATCAAGCAGGAAATCGCCAAGGACGGAAACTAG